The Anticarsia gemmatalis isolate Benzon Research Colony breed Stoneville strain chromosome 29, ilAntGemm2 primary, whole genome shotgun sequence genome window below encodes:
- the LOC142985185 gene encoding uncharacterized protein LOC142985185: protein METGDLSLESKCENLMNIVVESRKRFGKTCVDYDQKILLMENKLLNLQVETVSNYRFKPKNAVPSVDDESKDLEDFLVEISEKQKRIEDLRRKLKNTQDVILQLEGDGVGKKLRAPLTAEALLAKAKSKKL, encoded by the exons ATGG AAACAGGAGACCTCTCATTAGAATCTAAATGTGAAAACCTCATGAACATAGTCGTGGAATCCCGAAAACGGTTCGGAAAAACATGCGTAGACTAcgaccaaaaaatattactgatGGAAAACAAACTGTTGAATTTGCAAGTGGAAACTGTTTCAAACTATCGTTTCAAACCTAAGAACGCTGTGCCGAGTGTCGACGACGAATCGAAGGATCTAGAAGACTTTCTCGTCGAAATATCTGAGAAACAAAAACGCATTGAAGATTTGCGGCGAAAGTTGAAAAACACTCAAGATGTCATTTTACAGTTGGAAGGAGATGGCGTCGGGAAAAAATTGCGCGCTCCTCTTACAGCTGAAGCTTTGTTGGCTAAAGCAAAGTCAAAGAAACTGTAG
- the eIF1 gene encoding eukaryotic translation initiation factor eIF1, with translation MSIQNLNTFDPFADAIKSSEDDVQDGLVHVRIQQRNGRKTLTTVQGLSSEYDLKKIVRACKKEFACNGTVVEHPEYGEVLQLQGDQRENICQWLTKSGLVKPEQLKVHGF, from the coding sequence ATGTCCATCCAGAATCTGAACACATTCGACCCATTCGCCGATGCTATCAAAAGCTCGGAAGACGACGTACAAGATGGTTTAGTCCACGTCCGAATCCAGCAGCGGAACGGGCGTAAGACGCTGACAACGGTGCAAGGCCTCTCGTCGGAATATGACCTGAAGAAGATAGTGCGGGCATGCAAGAAGGAGTTCGCGTGCAACGGAACGGTCGTGGAGCACCCGGAGTACGGCGAGGTGCTGCAGCTTCAGGGCGACCAGCGCGAGAACATTTGCCAGTGGCTGACTAAGTCGGGCCTTGTAAAGCCCGAGCAGCTGAAGGTGCACGGCTTCTAG
- the LOC142985104 gene encoding protein D2-like, whose translation MTDIQSLFKEHCIVPDVVKIAPSELLNVQYPSGVAITMGKELTPTQVKDKPTVKWAAKEEEYYTLAMVDPDAPSRESPKFREWHHWLVGNILGSDMNKGEVLSDYIGSGPPKGTGLHRYVYLIYKQTGKCDFSKVPKLPNNSGDKRGKFSIAKFAEQHKLGTPVAGNFYLAQYDDYVPKLYAKLKG comes from the coding sequence ATGACGGATATTCAAAGTTTGTTCAAAGAACACTGTATCGTTCCCGATGTAGTCAAAATAGCACCATCTGAGTTACTGAATGTTCAGTATCCAAGTGGTGTAGCTATTACAATGGGTAAAGAATTGACTCCTACCCAAGTGAAAGACAAACCTACGGTAAAATGGGCCGCTAAAGAAGAAGAATACTATACTTTGGCCATGGTAGATCCTGATGCTCCAAGTCGCGAGAGTCCCAAGTTTCGTGAGTGGCATCATTGGTTGGTTGGAAATATTCTAGGTTCAGATATGAATAAAGGTGAGGTGTTGTCTGACTATATTGGTTCCGGACCTCCGAAAGGAACAGGATTGCACCGTTACGTATACTTGATTTATAAGCAAACTGGGAAATGTGATTTTTCCAAAGTACCTAAACTGCCTAACAATTCGGGAGACAAGAGAGGCAAATTTTCAATTGCTAAATTCGCAGAGCAACATAAACTTGGCACGCCGGTTGCTGGTAATTTTTATCTTGCCCAATACGATGACTATGTACCGAAGCTATACGCAAAACTAAAGggataa